TCCCTGCCCCGCGTGCGTGCAGACGGTGCCGATCTGCGCGAGGGCGCTCGGCAGGTCGGCGTCGTCCAACATGATCGTCGCCGACTTGCCTCCGAGCTCGAGAAACACCTTCTTGACGGTCGCACTCGCGCTCGCCATGACGCGCCGGCCAGTCGCGGTCGAGCCCGTGAAGGTCACCAGATCGACCCGCGGATCGCTCGCAAGCATCTCGCCGAGGAGGTGATCGGTCGAGGCGACGACGTTCACGACGCCCGGCGGAATGTCGGTGCGCTCGGCGACGAGGCGGCCGAGCATCGTGGCCGACCACGGCGTGTCGGGCGCCGGCTTCAGCACGACCGTGCAGCCGGCGGCGAGCGCCGGACCGAGCTTGCAGAGGTTCAGATAGAGCGGGAAGTTCCACGGCGTGATCGCCCCGACCACCCCGGCCGCCTCCCGCCGCAGGATGCGTCGGCTCACCATGCCCATGAACGACATGTCGGCCATCGGCCGCTCGAACTCGTAGCTGCCCGCGAGATCGACGTAGAACGGCATCCAGTCGATCGCCTGGTCGCACTGCACGGTGTAGGCGAGCATGAGCGGCGCCCCAGCTTCCGCGACGACCACCTCGCGGAGCTCCTCTTTGGCGCCGAGCAGCGCCTGGTGCAGCTGTTCGAGGCACCGTTTGCGGCGCGCGTGGTTCGTCGACCAGTCGGTCTGGTCGAAGGCTCGGCGCGCCGCGCCGATCGCGCGATCCATGTCCGCGCGGGTGCCGTCGGCCGTGACGCCGATCACCGCCTCGGTCGCGGGATCGACGTTCGGGAACGTCGCGCCATTCGACGCCTCCACGAGCCGTCCGTCGATGAAGTTGCGGGTCTCGGGATTCACGATCCGTCTCCTTCGCGCGCGACTCAGGGGCGCATGAACTGACCACCGTCCACGTTGAGGACATGGCCGGTGATCCACGCCGCCTCGGATGACAACAGGAACAAGCAGGCGCCGACGATGTCCTCCGGCGTGCCCACCCGCGCGAGCGGCATCTGGGCCAGCATCTGCTTGAGGTACTGCTGCGGGACGATGCTGCGGGTCGCCTCGGTGTCGGTCGGCCCGGGGGCGATCGCGTTCACCCGGATGCCCCAGACCCCCAGCTCGCGCGCGACCGACTGCGTGATGCCGTTCAGGGCGAGCTTCGCGATCCCGTAGAAGCCGATTCCCATCCAGGCCGCCGTCGAGCTCTGGTTGACGATCGCGGCGCCCGGCCGCTTCCCCATGGCCTCGTAGCAAGCGCGGATGCAGAGCAACGCCCCGTGCATGTTCACGTCCATGAACCGCTTGTAGTAGTCCCAGTCGACCGCGATCAGCGGCGCGACCTGCATTCCGTGGTAGATGGCCGCGTTGTTGACGAGGTAGTCGATGCCGCCGTACGCGGCGATGGTCGCGTCGGCCATCGCCTTCGTCGACTCCGGCGACGCCACGTCGACGCGCACGAAGCGCGCATCCCCTCCGCCCGACCGGATCTCTTCGGCGACGCGGGCGCCCTGCGCCTCGTTCACATCGCCGACCACGACCAGGGCGCCCTCGCGCGCGAGCGCCTTCGCGTAGGCCTCGCCGATGCCCTGCCCCGCACCCGTGACGATCGCCACCTTCTCCCGGAATCGCATCCGTTCTCCTGTCTCAGGCGCCGCCGCCGCGCTCCGGATTCACCTGGATCACGTCGATGTGCACGCCGGGCGGCGCCGTGACGGCGGCGACGACCGCGAGCGCGACCTGGTCCCCGTCCATCATGTCCATGTGGCGCATGAAGCCCCACTGTTTCCACGAGTCGAGCACCCGCACGAGGATGTCCGGCTCCCAGCCGAAGCCGAACTCGCTGCGCGTCGCGCCCGGCCGCACGATCGTGCTGCGCACCCCGGTTCCCTCGAGATCGCGCCGCAGCACCTGCGCCATTCCCTCGACGCCCGCCTTCGACGCGGTGTAGCCGAGCTGAAACGGACGCGGCTCGACGACGTTCATCGACGAGATGAAGACGAGGTCGCCGCGCCGGCGCTCGAGCATCGACGGCAGCGCGCGGCGCGCCACGAACATCGGTCCGAACAGGTTCGTGCGGATCTCGTGCTCGAGTTCGGCGATCGGCACCTCGTGGAGGAGGCCCGGCCGCCCGATACCCGCGTTGCTCACCACCACGTCGATCGGTCCGAGCGCCGCTTCGGCGGCGCCGAAGAACGCGTCGATGCTGAGGACGTCGGTGACGTCGAGCGCCTGCGAGAACGCCCGGCCGCCCGCCGCCTCGACGCCACCTGCTACCTCCCGCAGGAGCGGCGTCCGCCGCGCTCCGAGCGCGACCGACCAGCCGAGGGCCCCGAGCGCCCGCGCGATCGCGGCGCCGATCCCCGCAGAGGCGCCGGTCACCAC
The window above is part of the Deltaproteobacteria bacterium genome. Proteins encoded here:
- a CDS encoding SDR family oxidoreductase, yielding MRFREKVAIVTGAGQGIGEAYAKALAREGALVVVGDVNEAQGARVAEEIRSGGGDARFVRVDVASPESTKAMADATIAAYGGIDYLVNNAAIYHGMQVAPLIAVDWDYYKRFMDVNMHGALLCIRACYEAMGKRPGAAIVNQSSTAAWMGIGFYGIAKLALNGITQSVARELGVWGIRVNAIAPGPTDTEATRSIVPQQYLKQMLAQMPLARVGTPEDIVGACLFLLSSEAAWITGHVLNVDGGQFMRP
- a CDS encoding SDR family NAD(P)-dependent oxidoreductase: MSVTRTAVVTGASAGIGAAIARALGALGWSVALGARRTPLLREVAGGVEAAGGRAFSQALDVTDVLSIDAFFGAAEAALGPIDVVVSNAGIGRPGLLHEVPIAELEHEIRTNLFGPMFVARRALPSMLERRRGDLVFISSMNVVEPRPFQLGYTASKAGVEGMAQVLRRDLEGTGVRSTIVRPGATRSEFGFGWEPDILVRVLDSWKQWGFMRHMDMMDGDQVALAVVAAVTAPPGVHIDVIQVNPERGGGA
- a CDS encoding aldehyde dehydrogenase family protein, producing the protein MNPETRNFIDGRLVEASNGATFPNVDPATEAVIGVTADGTRADMDRAIGAARRAFDQTDWSTNHARRKRCLEQLHQALLGAKEELREVVVAEAGAPLMLAYTVQCDQAIDWMPFYVDLAGSYEFERPMADMSFMGMVSRRILRREAAGVVGAITPWNFPLYLNLCKLGPALAAGCTVVLKPAPDTPWSATMLGRLVAERTDIPPGVVNVVASTDHLLGEMLASDPRVDLVTFTGSTATGRRVMASASATVKKVFLELGGKSATIMLDDADLPSALAQIGTVCTHAGQGCAITTRLLLPRSRYVEGVAIVTEAFRTFKYGDPGNPAHLMGPLVSERQRERVLGYIAKAKQEGATLAVGGGVPKHLPRGYYVEPTLFVDVAPASTLAQEEVFGPVLAVIPFEDDDDAVRIANDSIYGLSGAVTSASEERALAVARRIRTGTFSINGAMWFAVDTPFGGYRQSGVGRENGIAGFEEYLETKVIGLPAR